The following are encoded together in the Vicia villosa cultivar HV-30 ecotype Madison, WI unplaced genomic scaffold, Vvil1.0 ctg.001063F_1_1, whole genome shotgun sequence genome:
- the LOC131633045 gene encoding stem-specific protein TSJT1-like, with translation MLGVFSSFVVSPPDELVAAGSRTPSPKTTSAALLKRFTESNASTVSVEVGDQVRFAYTHQNESSLHPRMFGVKDEIFCIFEGALDNLGSLRQQYGLAKSANEVVLVIEAYKALRDRAPYPPNHVVGHLSGDFAFILFDKSTSTLFVASDQFGKVPLFWGITADGYVVFADDAELLKGACGKSLASFPQGCFYSTAVGGLMCYENPKNKITAVPAKEEEIWGATFKVEGATVVAARE, from the exons ATGTTGGGTGTATTCAGCAGCTTCGTCGTGTCCCCACCGGACGAGCTCGTTGCAGCCGGCAGCCGAACACCGTCGCCAAAAACAACATCGGCTGCTCTGCTCAAGCGTTTCACTGAGAGCAACGCCTCAACAGTGTCGGTGGAAGTCGGAGATCAAGTTCGGTTTGCATATACTCACCAGAACGAGTCGTCGTTGCATCCAAG AATGTTTGGTGTAAAGGATGAAATATTCTGCATATTTGAGGGAGCTCTTGACAATTTGGGGAGCTTAAGACAACAATATGGACTAGCCAAATCTGCTAATGAAGTAGTTTTGGTGATTGAGGCTTACAAAGCTTTACGCGACAGAGCGCCTTATCCTCCCAATCATGTTGTTGGCCATCTCAGTGGCGACTTTGCTTTCATACTTTTCGACAAATCCACTTCCACCCTCTTTGTTGCATCT GATCAATTTGGTAAGGTGCCACTGTTTTGGGGCATAACTGCTGATGGATATGTAGTGTTTGCTGATGATGCTGAATTGCTTAAAGGTGCTTGTGGCAAGTCACTTGCTTCTTTCCCTCAAG GATGTTTCTACTCGACGGCTGTTGGAGGATTGATGTGCTATGAGAATCCGAAAAATAAGATTACTGCTGTGCCTGCTAAAGAAGAAGAAATCTGGGGTGCAACCTTCAAA GTGGAAGGTGCAACAGTTGTAGCAGCCAGAGAGTGA